The Macaca thibetana thibetana isolate TM-01 chromosome 19, ASM2454274v1, whole genome shotgun sequence genome has a segment encoding these proteins:
- the EID2 gene encoding EP300-interacting inhibitor of differentiation 2 → MSKLPADSSVPQTSAANGDRDVPQAEVGRGRREPAPAQPEEAGEGAMAAARGGQMPAAREGRMAAARGAPAAAARGAPVAAAAVARAAAAGRESPAAAAAREARMAEVARLLGEPVDEEGPEGRPRSRHGNGGLAALPYLRLRHPLSVLGINYQQFLRHYLENYPIAPGRIQELEERRRRFVEACRAREAAFDAEYQRNPHRVDLDILTFTIALTASEVINPLIEELGCDKFINRE, encoded by the coding sequence ATGTCCAAGCTGCCCGCAGACAGCAGCGTCCCGCAGACAAGCGCGGCGAATGGTGACAGAGATGTCCCGCAGGCGGAGGTAGGCCGCGGGAGGCGGGAGCCGGCCCCGGCACAGCCTGAGGAGGCCGGGGAAGGCGCGATGGCGGCGGCCAGGGGAGGCCAGATGCCGGCGGCCAGGGAAGGTCGGATGGCGGCGGCCAGGGGAGCCCCGGCGGCGGCAGCCAGGGGAGCCCCGGTGGCAGCGGCGGCGGTGGCCAGGGCAGCCGCGGCGGGTAGGGAAAgcccggcggcggcggcagccAGGGAAGCCCGGATGGCTGAGGTCGCCCGCTTGCTGGGGGAGCCGGTGGACGAAGAGGGTCCCGAGGGCAGGCCCAGGTCCAGGCACGGGAACGGAGGCCTGGCTGCGTTGCCTTATCTCCGTCTCCGCCACCCACTTAGCGTTTTAGGAATCAATTACCAGCAGTTTCTCCGCCACTATCTGGAAAATTACCCGATTGCTCCCGGCAGAATACAAGAGCTTGAAGAACGCCGCAGGCGATTCGTGGAAGCCTGCAGAGCAAGGGAAGCAGCGTTTGATGCCGAATATCAGCGAAATCCTCACAGGGTGGACCTCGATATTTTAACCTTTACGATAGCTCTGACTGCATCTGAAGTTATCAACCCTCTGATAGAAGAACTTGGTTGTGATAAGTTTATCAATAGAGAATAG